Proteins from a genomic interval of Nautilia sp. PV-1:
- the rplJ gene encoding 50S ribosomal protein L10, whose product MKKELKKQIVEELSKEFTNEVSVFYADFKGQTVKDLEALRKAVREAEGKARIIKNTLAKIAFANNGIEAEFEENNIFIWGEDQITLAKIITKHAAANKDTFKIKGAVIEGEVKDAAYVDEVSKLPTKDELLGMVAFMMKAPVAKFAWALNKLIEKKESE is encoded by the coding sequence ATGAAAAAAGAATTAAAAAAACAAATCGTAGAAGAGCTCTCAAAAGAATTTACCAATGAAGTTAGCGTATTCTACGCAGACTTCAAAGGTCAGACTGTAAAAGATTTAGAGGCTCTAAGAAAAGCTGTTAGAGAAGCTGAAGGTAAAGCAAGAATAATTAAAAATACTCTTGCAAAAATAGCTTTTGCTAACAACGGTATTGAAGCTGAGTTTGAAGAAAACAATATTTTTATCTGGGGTGAAGATCAAATCACTCTTGCAAAAATAATTACAAAACATGCAGCTGCAAACAAAGACACTTTTAAAATTAAAGGTGCAGTAATTGAAGGTGAAGTAAAAGACGCTGCTTATGTTGATGAAGTAAGCAAACTTCCAACAAAAGACGAATTACTTGGAATGGTTGCATTTATGATGAAAGCTCCTGTTGCAAAATTTGCATGGGCTTTAAATAAATTAATTGAAAAAAAAGAATCTGAATAA
- the tuf gene encoding elongation factor Tu, protein MAKEKFQRTKPHVNIGTIGHVDHGKTTLTAAITGVLAQKGLSEMKDYDNIDNAPEEKERGITINTSHVEYETENRHYAHVDCPGHADYVKNMITGAAQMDGAILVVAATDGPMPQTREHILLSRQVGVPAIVVFLNKMDMVDDEELLELVEMEVRELLSEYDFDGDNAPVVAGSALKALEEVKAGSLGEWSEKILELMAAVDEYIPTPERDTEKDFLMPIEDVFSISGRGTVVTGRIERGTLKLNDDVDIVGFKPTVTTKVTGIEMFRKEMDEAQAGDNVGVLLRGIKKDEVERGQVLAKPGTITPHTKFEAEVYALTKEEGGRHKPFFNGYRPQFYIRTTDVTGSVILPEGVEMVMPGDNVKLTVELIAPIALEEGTRFAIREGGRTVGAGVVTKIIE, encoded by the coding sequence ATGGCAAAAGAAAAATTCCAAAGAACCAAACCACACGTTAATATTGGTACAATTGGACACGTTGACCACGGTAAAACAACTTTAACAGCAGCTATTACTGGTGTTCTTGCTCAAAAAGGTCTTTCTGAAATGAAAGATTATGACAACATCGATAATGCTCCTGAAGAAAAAGAAAGAGGTATTACAATTAATACTTCACACGTTGAATATGAAACTGAAAACAGACACTACGCACACGTAGACTGTCCAGGACACGCAGACTACGTTAAAAACATGATTACTGGTGCTGCTCAGATGGACGGAGCTATCTTAGTTGTTGCAGCTACAGATGGTCCTATGCCTCAAACTAGAGAGCACATCCTTCTATCAAGACAGGTTGGTGTTCCGGCAATCGTTGTATTCCTAAACAAAATGGATATGGTAGACGACGAAGAACTATTAGAATTAGTTGAAATGGAAGTTAGAGAACTTCTTAGCGAATATGATTTCGACGGTGACAATGCTCCAGTTGTAGCTGGATCAGCACTTAAAGCACTTGAAGAAGTTAAAGCTGGAAGCCTTGGTGAATGGAGTGAAAAAATCCTTGAACTAATGGCAGCTGTTGACGAATATATTCCAACTCCGGAAAGAGATACTGAAAAAGATTTCCTAATGCCAATCGAAGACGTATTCTCAATTTCTGGTAGGGGTACAGTTGTTACAGGTAGAATTGAAAGAGGTACTCTTAAATTAAATGACGATGTTGATATCGTTGGTTTCAAACCTACTGTAACTACAAAAGTTACTGGTATTGAAATGTTCAGAAAAGAAATGGACGAAGCTCAGGCTGGTGACAACGTTGGTGTACTTCTAAGAGGTATCAAAAAAGACGAAGTTGAAAGAGGACAAGTTCTTGCTAAACCTGGAACAATTACACCTCATACAAAATTTGAAGCAGAAGTTTACGCATTAACTAAAGAAGAAGGTGGTAGACATAAACCATTCTTCAACGGATACAGACCACAATTTTACATCAGAACAACTGACGTAACTGGAAGTGTAATTCTTCCAGAAGGTGTAGAAATGGTTATGCCTGGTGATAACGTAAAATTAACTGTAGAACTAATCGCTCCAATCGCACTTGAAGAAGGTACAAGATTTGCTATCAGAGAAGGTGGTAGAACTGTAGGTGCTGGAGTTGTAACTAAAATTATCGAATAA
- the rplK gene encoding 50S ribosomal protein L11 — protein MAKKVVEVLKLQIPAGKANPSPPVGPALGQRGINIMEFCKAFNEKTKDMMGFTIPVEITVFSDRSFTFITKQPPATDLLKKAAGIQKGSSNPLKDKVGKITKAQLKEVAEKKLPDLNTDDIEQAMKILAGSARSMGIEIVD, from the coding sequence ATGGCAAAAAAAGTAGTAGAAGTATTAAAACTTCAAATCCCAGCAGGTAAAGCAAATCCATCACCTCCAGTTGGTCCAGCGTTAGGACAAAGAGGTATTAACATTATGGAATTCTGTAAAGCTTTCAATGAAAAAACTAAAGACATGATGGGCTTTACAATTCCTGTTGAAATTACAGTTTTCAGTGACAGAAGTTTTACATTCATCACTAAACAACCACCGGCAACTGATTTATTAAAAAAAGCTGCTGGAATTCAAAAAGGTAGTTCAAACCCACTTAAAGACAAAGTTGGAAAAATTACTAAAGCTCAGCTTAAAGAAGTGGCTGAGAAAAAATTACCAGACTTAAACACTGACGATATTGAACAGGCAATGAAAATTCTTGCAGGTAGTGCAAGAAGTATGGGAATTGAAATAGTAGATTAA
- the rplL gene encoding 50S ribosomal protein L7/L12, with the protein MACTFEQILETIENLTVKELNELVKLFEEKFDVSAQPTVVAGAAGGAAGGAAEEKTEFDVILKDAGAKKINVIKVVRQITGAGLKEAKEIVDGAPSTIKEAVSKEEAEEIKKQLEEAGATVEVK; encoded by the coding sequence ATGGCTTGTACATTTGAACAAATTTTAGAAACTATTGAAAACTTAACAGTTAAAGAATTAAACGAATTAGTAAAATTATTCGAAGAAAAATTTGATGTAAGCGCACAACCTACAGTTGTAGCTGGTGCTGCTGGTGGAGCTGCTGGTGGAGCTGCTGAAGAAAAAACTGAATTCGACGTAATTCTTAAAGATGCTGGTGCTAAAAAAATCAACGTAATTAAAGTTGTAAGACAAATTACTGGTGCTGGATTAAAAGAAGCTAAAGAAATCGTTGACGGTGCACCTTCAACAATTAAAGAAGCTGTAAGCAAAGAAGAAGCTGAAGAAATTAAAAAACAACTTGAAGAAGCGGGAGCAACTGTAGAAGTTAAATAA
- the rplA gene encoding 50S ribosomal protein L1, giving the protein MAKKHSKRYQELLKKIDKDVYALKEAAEKVKDLKSAKFDETVELALKLGVDPRHADQMIRGSVVLPHGTGKNVKVAVLAKGAKADEAKEAGADIVGEEEVLEMIQNGNLDFDILITTPDMMGKLGRFGKILGPKGLMPNPKTGTVTMDVAQAVKNAKAGQVNFRVDKKGNMHVGIGKASFDADKIYENAVAFIEKINKMKPASAKGRYIQNAALSLTMSPSVKLDVNELTEYK; this is encoded by the coding sequence ATGGCAAAAAAACATTCAAAAAGATATCAAGAGCTTCTTAAAAAAATAGACAAAGATGTATATGCTCTAAAAGAAGCTGCTGAAAAAGTAAAAGATCTTAAGTCTGCTAAATTTGACGAAACAGTTGAATTGGCACTTAAACTCGGTGTAGACCCAAGACACGCTGATCAAATGATCAGAGGTAGCGTAGTACTTCCTCACGGAACTGGTAAAAATGTTAAAGTTGCAGTATTAGCAAAAGGCGCTAAAGCAGATGAAGCTAAAGAAGCTGGTGCTGATATAGTTGGTGAAGAAGAAGTACTTGAAATGATTCAAAACGGAAACCTAGATTTTGACATTTTAATTACTACACCGGATATGATGGGTAAGCTTGGTAGATTTGGTAAAATCCTTGGGCCTAAAGGGCTTATGCCAAACCCAAAAACTGGCACTGTTACTATGGATGTTGCACAAGCGGTTAAAAATGCTAAAGCTGGACAGGTTAACTTCAGAGTTGATAAAAAAGGTAATATGCATGTAGGTATCGGAAAAGCAAGTTTCGATGCTGATAAAATATATGAAAATGCAGTAGCATTTATTGAAAAAATTAATAAAATGAAACCTGCAAGTGCAAAAGGTAGATACATTCAAAATGCGGCTCTAAGTTTAACAATGAGCCCAAGTGTAAAACTAGACGTAAACGAATTGACTGAATATAAATAA
- the nusG gene encoding transcription termination/antitermination protein NusG codes for MNWYALQVYSGSELSVKKAIENLKNELNLQDVIGEVIVPTEEVIEVKNGKKKIFERSIYPGYVFLEADLDTELWHKIQSLPKVGRFIGESKKPTPLKKEDIELILEKAKTKSAPKPKVSFEEGEIVRINEGPFANFTGEVEDFDYEKGMLKLNVTIFGRSTPVEIHYTKVEKIV; via the coding sequence ATGAACTGGTATGCATTACAAGTATATTCTGGAAGTGAGCTTAGTGTTAAAAAAGCTATTGAAAATTTAAAAAACGAATTAAATCTTCAAGACGTTATTGGTGAAGTAATTGTTCCGACTGAAGAAGTAATTGAAGTCAAAAACGGTAAAAAGAAAATATTTGAAAGAAGTATATATCCGGGATATGTTTTCTTAGAAGCTGATTTAGATACTGAACTTTGGCATAAAATCCAGTCTCTTCCAAAAGTTGGTAGATTCATTGGTGAATCTAAAAAACCAACTCCTCTAAAAAAAGAAGATATCGAGCTTATACTCGAAAAAGCAAAAACTAAATCTGCACCTAAACCAAAAGTTTCTTTTGAAGAGGGTGAGATTGTTAGAATTAATGAAGGTCCGTTTGCAAACTTCACAGGAGAAGTTGAAGATTTTGATTATGAAAAAGGAATGCTTAAACTAAATGTAACAATTTTTGGTAGAAGCACTCCTGTAGAAATACATTACACTAAAGTAGAAAAAATAGTATAA
- the secE gene encoding preprotein translocase subunit SecE: MDYIKAAKNELDKVIFPTSTEIKQSFISVVVVVTVVTLFLSLVDLIMSGILKAVL, encoded by the coding sequence ATGGACTATATTAAAGCAGCTAAAAATGAGTTGGATAAAGTAATTTTTCCGACAAGCACAGAAATAAAACAGTCATTTATCTCTGTAGTAGTAGTTGTAACTGTAGTTACGCTATTTTTAAGTTTAGTTGATTTAATCATGAGCGGTATTTTAAAAGCCGTATTATAA
- the rpmG gene encoding 50S ribosomal protein L33, which translates to MREIIHLKCQECGRFNYHTTKEKRAHPEKFEVRKYCKWCNKHTVHKESKL; encoded by the coding sequence ATGAGAGAAATTATTCATCTAAAATGCCAAGAGTGTGGAAGATTTAACTATCACACTACAAAAGAAAAAAGAGCACATCCAGAAAAATTTGAAGTTAGAAAATACTGTAAATGGTGTAACAAACACACTGTTCACAAAGAATCTAAACTTTAA